The Mycolicibacterium mageritense genome contains a region encoding:
- the folC gene encoding bifunctional tetrahydrofolate synthase/dihydrofolate synthase, whose product MTDPVPTPDEIAALLQVEHLLDQRWPETKLEPSTTRIAALLELLGSPQRAYPSIHVAGTNGKTSVARIIDALLTALHRRTGRTTSPHLQSAVERISIDGKPITPAQYVETYREIEPFVELVDQQSEAAGGPKMSKFEVLTAMAFAAFADAPIDVAVIEVGMGGRWDATNVVNAPVAVITPIGIDHTDYLGDTIAEIAGEKAGIITRQEDDLVPTDTVAVIARQVPEAMEVLLAETVRADAAVAREDSEFAVLGRQVAIGGQVLELQGLGGVYSDMFLPLHGEHQAHNAVVALAAVEAFFGAGADRQLDVEAVRAGFASVRSPGRLERMRSAPTVFIDAAHNPAGAAALADTLREEFEFRYLVGVVSVMADKDVDGILTALEPVLDQIVVTHNGSPRAMEVEALALHAEERFGPERVITAATLPDAIETATAMVEESGADAEGFSGVGIVITGSVVTAGAARTLFGKDPQ is encoded by the coding sequence ATGACCGATCCGGTCCCGACGCCGGACGAGATCGCGGCGCTGCTGCAGGTCGAGCACCTGCTGGATCAGCGGTGGCCGGAGACCAAACTCGAGCCGAGCACCACCCGCATCGCGGCGCTGCTGGAACTGCTTGGCTCCCCGCAGCGGGCCTATCCGTCCATCCATGTGGCAGGCACCAACGGCAAGACGTCGGTGGCGCGGATCATCGACGCGTTGCTCACCGCGTTGCACCGCCGCACCGGGCGGACCACCAGCCCGCACCTGCAGTCCGCGGTCGAGCGCATCTCGATCGACGGAAAGCCCATCACGCCGGCGCAGTACGTCGAGACCTACCGGGAGATCGAGCCGTTCGTCGAACTGGTCGACCAGCAGTCCGAGGCGGCGGGCGGCCCGAAGATGAGCAAGTTCGAGGTGCTCACGGCGATGGCGTTCGCCGCGTTCGCCGACGCGCCGATCGACGTCGCCGTCATCGAGGTGGGCATGGGCGGCCGGTGGGATGCCACCAATGTCGTCAACGCTCCGGTGGCCGTCATCACGCCGATCGGTATCGACCACACCGACTATCTCGGTGACACCATCGCCGAGATAGCGGGGGAGAAGGCAGGCATCATCACCAGGCAGGAAGACGACCTGGTGCCGACCGACACGGTCGCCGTCATCGCCCGTCAGGTTCCCGAGGCGATGGAAGTGCTGTTGGCCGAGACCGTGCGCGCGGACGCCGCGGTGGCCCGCGAGGATTCCGAATTCGCGGTGCTGGGCCGCCAGGTCGCGATCGGCGGGCAGGTGCTCGAACTGCAGGGCCTCGGCGGCGTTTATTCGGACATGTTCCTGCCTCTGCACGGTGAGCACCAGGCGCACAACGCAGTGGTGGCGCTGGCGGCGGTCGAGGCGTTCTTCGGGGCCGGTGCCGACCGGCAGCTCGATGTCGAGGCGGTCCGCGCCGGATTCGCTTCCGTGCGCAGCCCGGGCCGGCTTGAGCGGATGCGCAGTGCGCCGACGGTGTTCATCGATGCCGCGCACAATCCCGCCGGCGCCGCGGCGCTGGCGGACACGCTGCGCGAGGAATTCGAATTCCGGTACCTGGTGGGCGTGGTGTCGGTGATGGCCGACAAGGACGTCGACGGCATCCTGACCGCGTTGGAGCCGGTGCTGGATCAGATCGTGGTGACCCACAACGGTTCTCCGCGTGCGATGGAGGTAGAGGCGCTGGCGTTGCACGCCGAAGAGCGGTTCGGTCCGGAGCGGGTGATCACCGCCGCGACCCTGCCCGACGCCATCGAGACCGCGACGGCCATGGTCGAGGAGTCCGGGGCCGACGCCGAGGGATTTTCTGGCGTCGGCATCGTGATCACGGGCTCGGTGGTGACCGCGGGCGCCGCACGCACCCTGTTCGGGAAGGATCCCCAGTGA